The following are encoded in a window of Bdellovibrionales bacterium genomic DNA:
- a CDS encoding YceI family protein — MRQWILMTALFIVAPLKPGFAAVNFAKDKGNSQFLAIGNPSAIRIEGKGEGPEGSLQTREEGKNIVISGALKVDMKSYATGISLRDRHMKEKYLEVEKFQTATLNLKDIYLVKEDLQKNPETKATFFAVLDMHGVQKPVQGEFTVKPASAGGGYSVNAKFPLKLSDFAINVPAFAGITVADQVEVTTTTDVEKF, encoded by the coding sequence ATGAGACAGTGGATTTTGATGACGGCACTATTTATTGTTGCGCCTTTGAAACCGGGATTTGCTGCGGTCAACTTTGCCAAAGATAAAGGCAACTCGCAGTTCTTGGCGATCGGGAACCCCAGTGCCATTCGCATCGAAGGCAAAGGCGAAGGGCCTGAAGGCAGTCTGCAAACTCGTGAAGAGGGCAAGAATATTGTCATCAGCGGTGCTTTGAAGGTCGATATGAAAAGTTACGCGACTGGAATTTCACTGCGCGATCGCCACATGAAAGAAAAATACCTCGAGGTCGAGAAATTCCAAACCGCAACTCTGAATCTTAAAGATATTTATCTCGTCAAAGAGGATTTGCAGAAAAATCCAGAGACAAAAGCCACTTTCTTTGCGGTGCTGGATATGCATGGAGTTCAAAAGCCTGTGCAGGGCGAGTTCACCGTCAAGCCGGCTTCGGCGGGTGGCGGGTATTCCGTGAATGCTAAATTTCCTTTGAAACTTTCTGACTTCGCAATCAATGTGCCGGCATTTGCTGGAATCACGGTTGCAGATCAAGTCGAGGTGACAACCACGACGGATGTGGAGAAGTTTTAG